CGGTCGCCAGCGCGCCGAACGTCCCGCCGACGCAGTGCACGCCGACCACGTCCAGGGAGTCGTCGTACCCGAAGCGCCCTTTGAGCATGATCGCGCCGTAGCAGATCGTTCCCGCCGCCAGCCCGATCGCGATGGCCGCCATCGGCTGCACGAACCCGGCGGCGGGCGTGATCGCCACAAGCCCCGCCACGCAGCCGGACGCGCCGCCGAGCACCGTGGGCTTGCGCCGGTGGATCCATTCCGCGAACACCCAGGACAGCGTCGCGGACGCGGCGGAGAGATGCGTGGCGACGAACGCCCCGGTCGCCAGCTCCCCCGCCGAGAGGGCGCTGCCGGCGTTGAACCCGAACCAGCCGAACCACAGGATCGCCGCGCCGATCACCGTCATCGGCAGGTTGTGCGGCGCCATGTTCTCGGTGCCGAACCCCTTGCGCTTCCCGACGACCAGCGCCGCCGCCAGCGCGGAGATCCCCGAGGTGATGTGGACGACCGTCCCCCCCGCGAAGTCGAGGGCGCCCAGGTTCCGGATCCACCCCCCGACCCCCCACACCCAGTGCGCCACCGGGTTGTACACGAGCAGCGCCCAGAGGAGCGAGAAGACGATGAAGGCGGAGAACTTGAACCGCTCCGCGAACGCGCCGGTGATCAGCGCCGGGGTGATCACGGCGAACATCATCTGGTAGACCATGAACGCGAGGTGCGGGACGGTGGCGGCGTAATCCTTGTTGGGGGCGAGGCCGACGCCGGAGAGGCCGAACCAGGACAGATCTCCGATGAGCCCCCCGTGGTCGGGGCCGAACGCCATGCTGTAGCCCACCAGCGCCCACTCGACGCTGATGAGGCCGATGATGATCAACGACTGCATGATCGTGCCCAGGATGTTCTTCCTGCGCACCATCCCCCCGTAGAAGAGCGCGAGCCCGGGGGTCATGAACATGACCAGGGATGCGGATACGAGGAGCCAGGCGGTGTCTCCGGTGTTCATGGAAATTCCCTCCTTGAGGAATCGTGATGGGTGCCGACCCGCGATTGGAGAGAGCAACCGCCGTGCCATCGCGCAACATTGCGGAACGGCGAGGGAAACCGGAGAAGTGGCCGGAGGAGGGGCCCGACAAATATGTAGAATTTACGACATTAAATGCGAGACGAGGACAACTTCACCCCGCCGGTGCGGAGTCGAGCACGGTGCGGACCGTGCGGGCGAGCACGTCGGCGCGGTACGGCTTGGGAAGGAACACGGCGCCCCCGATGTCCTCGGAGGGGGTGTTCCCGCTTGAGAGGATGACCTTCGCCCCGGGATTCATCCGGCGGATCTCCCGCAGCACCTCCAGCCCCGAGCGCTGCGGCATCGTCATGTCCACGAGGACGAGGTGGATCCGGTCCTTCATCTCGGCGTACCGCTCGATCGCCTCCTTGCCGTCGCCCGCCAGGAACACCTTGTAGCCGTAAGACTCCAGCACCATCCGGCCCAGGTCGC
The genomic region above belongs to Thermodesulfobacteriota bacterium and contains:
- a CDS encoding ammonium transporter, with product MNTGDTAWLLVSASLVMFMTPGLALFYGGMVRRKNILGTIMQSLIIIGLISVEWALVGYSMAFGPDHGGLIGDLSWFGLSGVGLAPNKDYAATVPHLAFMVYQMMFAVITPALITGAFAERFKFSAFIVFSLLWALLVYNPVAHWVWGVGGWIRNLGALDFAGGTVVHITSGISALAAALVVGKRKGFGTENMAPHNLPMTVIGAAILWFGWFGFNAGSALSAGELATGAFVATHLSAASATLSWVFAEWIHRRKPTVLGGASGCVAGLVAITPAAGFVQPMAAIAIGLAAGTICYGAIMLKGRFGYDDSLDVVGVHCVGGTFGALATGLFATTLVNSAGADGLFFGNPKLLAIQALAVAVTLAYSFAVSYGLLVLLDKTMGLRVEPDHERMGLDLSQHGEAGYNW